From Pantoea sp. Ep11b, the proteins below share one genomic window:
- the citF gene encoding citrate lyase subunit alpha, translated as MSHLTEALQTLSGHARHYEPFSGANTRTPYLADIREKYQRKLFSSLDDVLARCALRDGMTISFHHAFREGDKVINYVMAALAEKGLKDLTLASSSLMTCNAPLIEHIKAGVIRKIYTSGMRGELAEAISHGLMAEPVEIHSHGGRVNLIEKGEISIDVAFLAVSCCDAYGNASGTGGRSRCGSLGYAMVDAHYARKVVLLTESIEPFPYLPASLIQDQVDYIVRIDSVGDPAKISVGAARVTSNPRELMIARAAADVIEHSGFFVDGFSIQTGSGAASTACTRFLESRMRKQNIVASFALGGITGSLVDLHEKGLIKKLLDTQSFDGVAAASLATNPNHVEISTSVYANPAAKAACCDRVDIVILSALEIDTDFNVNVLTGSDGVMRGASGGHCDVAAAANLTIVVAPLIRSRIPTVVREVTTRVTPGESVDVLVTDQGIAVNPARPEVKARLMAAGLPVVDIETLYQKTRLISGEPKPIAFTSRIVGVVRYRDGSVIDVVRQVKE; from the coding sequence ATGAGCCATTTAACCGAAGCACTCCAGACTCTGTCCGGCCACGCCCGTCACTATGAACCCTTCAGTGGTGCCAATACCCGGACACCCTATCTCGCTGACATCCGGGAAAAATATCAGCGCAAACTTTTCAGTAGTCTCGACGACGTTCTGGCTCGTTGCGCACTGCGTGATGGTATGACGATCTCCTTTCATCACGCCTTCCGCGAAGGTGACAAAGTCATCAACTACGTTATGGCTGCGCTGGCAGAAAAAGGCCTGAAGGATCTGACGCTGGCATCAAGCTCGCTGATGACCTGCAACGCGCCGCTGATAGAACATATAAAAGCTGGCGTCATTCGCAAAATTTACACCTCCGGTATGCGGGGCGAGCTGGCTGAGGCGATTTCGCACGGGCTGATGGCTGAGCCGGTCGAGATCCATTCTCATGGCGGCAGAGTTAATCTGATTGAAAAGGGCGAAATTTCCATTGATGTCGCCTTCCTGGCCGTCTCCTGCTGCGATGCGTATGGCAACGCCAGCGGCACTGGCGGCAGATCCCGCTGCGGTTCGCTGGGATATGCGATGGTGGATGCACACTATGCCCGAAAGGTGGTGCTGCTGACCGAGAGCATTGAACCCTTTCCTTACCTGCCCGCCAGTCTGATTCAGGATCAGGTGGACTACATCGTCAGAATCGACAGCGTGGGCGATCCGGCAAAAATCAGTGTAGGTGCCGCGCGTGTCACCAGTAACCCGCGGGAGCTGATGATTGCCCGTGCGGCTGCAGATGTGATTGAGCACTCCGGTTTCTTCGTCGACGGGTTTTCTATCCAGACGGGGTCAGGGGCCGCTTCGACGGCCTGCACCCGTTTTCTGGAGTCACGCATGCGCAAACAGAACATTGTCGCCAGTTTTGCCCTTGGGGGCATTACCGGCAGCCTGGTGGATCTGCATGAAAAAGGGCTGATTAAAAAACTGCTGGATACGCAAAGTTTCGACGGCGTCGCCGCGGCATCGCTGGCGACAAACCCGAATCACGTTGAGATCTCAACCAGCGTCTATGCCAATCCCGCCGCGAAAGCAGCCTGCTGCGATCGGGTTGATATCGTCATCCTCAGTGCGCTGGAGATCGATACCGATTTTAATGTCAACGTGCTGACCGGCTCTGACGGAGTGATGCGTGGGGCCTCCGGCGGGCATTGCGATGTCGCCGCCGCCGCGAATTTAACCATCGTTGTTGCGCCGCTTATCCGCAGCCGTATTCCTACCGTTGTCCGAGAGGTTACTACGCGAGTCACGCCAGGTGAGAGCGTCGACGTGCTGGTTACCGACCAGGGCATTGCGGTGAATCCTGCACGACCAGAGGTAAAAGCACGCCTGATGGCTGCCGGTCTGCCGGTGGTCGATATAGAGACGCTTTATCAGAAAACCCGGCTTATTTCGGGTGAGCCGAAGCCGATTGCATTTACGTCGCGCATCGTTGGCGTTGTGCGCTATCGCGATGGCAGCGTCATTGATGTGGTCCGGCAGGTGAAAGAGTGA
- the citX gene encoding citrate lyase holo-[acyl-carrier protein] synthase: MSLTLEDVLEARETRARAQQAWLGRYGQSIVSATLVWPGEIKDSLMARRVMAEANNAIDQALRTHHWRVAAHEITFLCTGPEARWSISSPAWMIKHVMAHLEDTHPLGRLWDIDVFCPTAGLIKRSAIHQPMRRCFICHEPAHVCSRMRRHPQNELAQLIEELTNDYFSRPR, translated from the coding sequence ATGAGTCTGACGCTGGAGGATGTGCTGGAAGCCAGAGAGACGCGGGCGCGGGCCCAGCAGGCGTGGCTGGGCCGCTACGGGCAGTCGATCGTTTCTGCGACCCTCGTCTGGCCGGGAGAGATCAAGGACTCGCTGATGGCCAGACGGGTAATGGCAGAGGCGAATAACGCGATTGACCAGGCGCTGCGGACCCATCACTGGCGGGTGGCCGCTCACGAAATCACCTTCCTCTGCACGGGACCGGAGGCGCGCTGGTCCATCTCCTCACCCGCCTGGATGATTAAGCATGTTATGGCCCATCTGGAGGATACCCATCCTCTTGGACGTCTGTGGGACATCGATGTGTTCTGTCCCACGGCAGGCTTGATCAAGCGCAGCGCGATCCATCAGCCGATGCGCAGGTGTTTCATCTGTCATGAGCCCGCCCATGTCTGTTCGCGGATGCGTCGCCACCCGCAGAACGAACTGGCTCAGCTCATCGAGGAGTTAACCAATGACTATTTCAGTCGTCCGCGTTGA
- the citG gene encoding triphosphoribosyl-dephospho-CoA synthase CitG: MTISVVRVDADRARSIAWLAAEAMYKEVKLTPKPGLVDSENSGAHSDMTLMHFMASLRAISPWFPRFYVQGITTAGLPAPRTLQAIRSTGLACEQAMFKATGGINTHKGGIFSLGLLCAAAGRLEAGRIRLSQQNLCREVRAMCKGLVDRELSRSRAARTKGEQIFQVCGLTGARGEAETGFETVRRYGLPQWEKALGEGRSEEEALLTMLLALMAANPDTNLVSRGGLDGLRYAQRYAARLTKIENLSGSRLSQALTKMNAAFIKKDLSPGGSADLLAVGWVLSHYPTR; this comes from the coding sequence ATGACTATTTCAGTCGTCCGCGTTGATGCCGATCGGGCCAGAAGCATCGCCTGGCTGGCCGCAGAGGCGATGTACAAAGAGGTGAAGTTAACGCCTAAGCCCGGTCTGGTGGATAGTGAAAACAGTGGGGCGCACAGTGACATGACCCTTATGCACTTTATGGCCAGTCTGCGCGCCATCTCACCCTGGTTTCCCCGTTTTTACGTGCAGGGGATAACCACGGCTGGTTTGCCCGCTCCCCGGACGTTACAGGCGATAAGGTCAACGGGGCTGGCCTGCGAGCAGGCGATGTTTAAAGCCACCGGCGGCATCAACACGCACAAAGGCGGCATCTTTTCTCTGGGCTTGCTGTGTGCCGCCGCGGGCCGGCTTGAGGCAGGCCGGATCAGGCTCAGTCAGCAGAACCTCTGTCGTGAAGTTCGCGCGATGTGCAAAGGCCTAGTTGACCGGGAGCTCAGCAGAAGCCGCGCAGCCAGAACAAAAGGTGAACAAATCTTTCAGGTTTGCGGACTCACGGGCGCGCGCGGTGAAGCCGAAACGGGCTTTGAGACTGTCAGACGATATGGTTTGCCGCAATGGGAAAAGGCTCTGGGTGAGGGGCGCTCTGAAGAGGAGGCCCTGCTGACGATGCTGCTGGCCTTAATGGCCGCCAATCCCGACACTAACCTGGTTTCACGAGGGGGACTGGATGGCCTGAGATATGCGCAGCGCTACGCGGCGCGGCTCACGAAAATAGAAAACCTGTCCGGCAGCAGACTCAGCCAGGCGCTGACAAAGATGAACGCCGCCTTTATTAAAAAAGATCTGAGTCCGGGCGGTAGCGCGGATCTGCTGGCAGTGGGATGGGTCCTTTCCCATTACCCGACGCGCTGA
- a CDS encoding RBBP9/YdeN family alpha/beta hydrolase codes for MTTQRLEQLSEMFTVILVPGLRDSDEHHWQSCWSRRFPLWKRIRQRNWRDPDIDGWISAIRREDFTCQRPAILVGHSFGALAACRLVQTQTLPVAGLVLVAPAEPSLFELEDRVLPRTLPTHSIMFVSHNDPLMSFKRAQFWSECWGARLIDIGDAGHINTAAGFGEWEYGLAQLADFGESLAWTQREN; via the coding sequence ATGACGACACAACGGCTGGAACAGTTGAGTGAGATGTTCACGGTTATTCTGGTGCCAGGCCTGAGAGACAGTGACGAACATCACTGGCAGAGTTGCTGGAGTCGGCGTTTTCCTCTCTGGAAGCGGATCCGTCAGCGAAACTGGCGGGATCCGGATATTGACGGCTGGATTTCGGCTATCCGTCGGGAAGACTTTACCTGTCAGCGTCCGGCCATTCTGGTCGGGCACAGTTTCGGGGCCCTTGCCGCGTGTCGTCTGGTGCAGACGCAGACGTTGCCTGTGGCCGGTCTGGTGCTGGTCGCTCCTGCCGAACCCTCTCTTTTCGAACTGGAGGATCGGGTTCTGCCGCGGACGCTTCCCACGCACAGCATTATGTTCGTCAGCCATAACGATCCGCTGATGTCTTTCAAACGCGCGCAATTCTGGTCTGAATGCTGGGGGGCGCGCCTTATCGATATCGGTGACGCCGGACATATCAATACCGCAGCCGGATTTGGCGAGTGGGAGTATGGTCTGGCACAGCTTGCCGACTTCGGCGAGAGCCTGGCCTGGACGCAAAGAGAGAATTGA